One Triplophysa rosa linkage group LG8, Trosa_1v2, whole genome shotgun sequence genomic window, gtttttcaattttaactgtagttaaaccatggtaaattttcgtaaggggtgatagttcacccccaaaataaacattctgtcatcatttactcaccctcttgtcatttcaaacctgtatgactttcgtctGCCAAAACAcctaaaaagatattttgaagaatattggtatgCATACAATGGCGAACAGaattttaaaatgtgcaaaacgtTATTGGAGCGTCTAATTCAAGTTACAGCGCAAAACTGGACCTCACATTTGATACTAAATGCAAACATTAAATACACTATAttctaaaacacaataaaaacaagacgTAACCAAGTATTTGACTAACCCGTGCAACTAACCAATTCATTCAAACGAACCGTCCGTCCGAACGAATCGGTTCTGACCAATCCTGGCTGCTGCAGTTCGGTCGCTCCAATATGGCTGACACACTGGCAGTCCGGTGCTGGGTTACGAGAGCCTTTACGATTATACCGTAAACCTATCAGGTGGTCAACAAAAAATAAGATGCAGTTAAGAATGAGTCATGTTCCACCAACTATTCAGTGCTAATATAGTTCGACAATAGAGACTTCATCTTAGTGacaggtttaaaaaaacaatgattttgtcgggtttttttttttaacgaaAAACCTTATTTAGGCTAAATATGTTGTAAATGCTGATGAAGGTGATTGATTAGGAAATGGTGCCACCAACAGGGCAAATTTACTTTACTGCACCACACCCTGTTGACGACATAAAATATGACACTTGTGTAGCTGTCAAGTGCATCCAAAAATGTACCCAGAAATATATTCAAAATCAGAACTGATATCTatgaagttttgtttttctgcttCTGATTTACACAGAAATGCATCAAGCTCTAATGTGTGCTGCACGCCTACACACACTGTACACACTGTACACTCCAGAGACTTCAGGAGAGGATGGATGTGTGCTGGCTTTGTCTTCCAGACACATCCCCAAAATTCCTTCCAATGACGTCTGACAGTTGGATGGCTGACCCCGGGGTCAGAGTGTTAAACTTCAGCCAATGGCTGCTCTCTGCATGGGCGGGAAAATTTCAGCCCAGGGCCCCTTCCTCAAACACCTCCAAAGAGATCTGATCTAGAATCAGCTCAACGTGTTCAGTCAAttatttgaataataaatacCGACTCACATCAGCATGTTATTCTAGGGTATGACAGAAAGCATTAGCACTTGTTTTCAAGAAAGTTGCAAACATTTACTAGCCACAAAAGAAAGACATAATGCGCAGATCATAAAAATGTGACAATGGGTTTTTTTACCGTTACATTTTTAAACCGAGAGAATTGCTCCCTTTCCCATCAAAATATGTCAAGTATTCATTTATCATTTGTACTGATTTAAATGTAATCTAGTTATAATTTAATACAAAAGTCAATGTGTCTGGACAAAatgatttaattactttattaaaGTAGGTTGAAATATCATTTTACATGCAAAAGCACAAATCAAACTAATTCTCACTGAGGTTTAGAGATTTAAGCGTGAAAGGGACAATGTTCATAAACATGTGCTTCATTCTActttatatgatttttttattatctgtGACATGATTTACCGGAAAcatctgaaataaataaaggaaaatatCTATCCCTACAAAAGCAAACATGACAGAAGAGCACTTTCTTCGTACAACCACAGAAGTGATTTCCAAAGGCACCACAAGGATTGCCATACGGTTACACAATATACTCATTATGGCTGTCATCCATCCTCAGCCAGTGCTGGTATATGCACCTCAACTCTTTGATCTGGGGCTTTTCAGGAAATTGTGAGCATGTCAGTGCCGCAAACCTCACCCAATTCTTTATTCCGCTATTTTGGAACAAGATAGGTTTTCAAAGGACTGCTAATTCTATACAAAAATTGTTATTTATATTCTACAGCCACAAGGCTTAAAACCTTACTTTTAGTGCTACACACTGCGATATATTTACACAGTGACTGTTCGGATGAGCATTCCAATTTCAGCGTTTAAGAGCACAGCATTGATTTCTAATGTTGGACTGTTtataccagtggttctcaaactttttcgttgcaaggccccctttgtgttaagtgcattgctttgcggcccccgtataaagacgtataatcttaaacttagaattttaattaaaccaaaaacatattcagttatacaatgctggaacctcatttcttttggttggtggtgtcatttttttgatgtttgattgcataaaatctatgatcaatttctatatttcataaaatgccacaaaatctgtggccccctggatccatcttggggccccccagggggccaaaGCCCCcattttgagaaccactggtttataCAAACAACCCTAAGCTTTAAAAGCTTCTGGTTATTTCCACATAATTTGACATGcagtttttccagttttcacACATCAGTGGCAAAGGAAAGGTTAACTTCAATCAAAACCAGTACCAGCAGCCTGATATGACACATTTAAAGGccaatgtatgtgtgtgtgactcatTAAACTAGACATTAACAGTTTGACAGAGTATTAAAGATGCATGTATCTACTTGCAAGTGGCACATTACAAATTCTAATGCACCTTAATATACATTCAAATATGCATCGACTGTTTTAATCGACTCTCCAGATGGCAATTTTGCCATCAAGCCTCGCAGAACCACTGAGAACATATCGGTCCTCTGCTGAGAAAAGCGTTCGTACGCAGTCTTCATGGGCTTCAAGCTCTTTCTCAACCGCCAGGCTCTCCGAGTCCAACACGAAGATCTTCCCCACAACCTTGCTAAGGCCAGTCACACCACTGCTACATCCAATCCACACCTAAAGAAAGAAAGCGCCGTCAGTTTCAGTCTTACTGTGTGTGAAATCTTATGCCTCCAGTAATGTATGAAAGCACTGAATACCTGATCCTTCACCCTGATCATACAGGTGACCCCACAGCAGTCAGGGAGTGTGACCCGTTTGGGTGGTTTTGTTGGGTCAGAGGATTCAAATATATACAGCTCTGCTGAGTCTGTGAAACTTGTCCAGATCTGTTttctctaaaaaaaaacacaaacaagagCTCTGAGATCATCTGACTGTATCTGAGAGCATCATCATTTTATGCATTTCAATATAATCTTTATATTTTCAATAACACTTTATaatcaattttattaatatggaTCATCTTACAATATTATATTCTATAAggttaaacaaaacattgtttttatattgattAACAGATGATTTAGTATTCTAATAATAGACAGTAatataatgtattaaataattcGTTCTTAAAGAATGCTACTTTTATATTTGCCACACTTTAGGGTCCTTGCACTTGCAGATGTCTTACTGCCAACCTTGGCCATACATACAAATCAAATGGTGTGACTAGTAAATGCATCTGATATGAACCTCCATGTGCAGTGTGATCCTGCTGAAGGCActggcttttgtttttacatcttCTAGGAGAGAAATCTTACGAAGCAGACATCCGTTCTGTCTCAGCTCCATCACACAATCCCTGGCACCTTCACAAATGAAAAAAACGTCAATAAATTTCTATAGGTTTCTGTATGGCATAAGCCATGTGTATGAGTTTAAATTCGATGTTTAGTAAGTATGATTGTTGGATATACTTTAGTAGCATTAAAAGAAACTTACAACACCATACAGTGTCGTGGACTTGAATGGACTGTAATCTGTCACAGGTCAGATGAACCCGTCTCTTCACCCTCAGAGAGGGGACGTCCCAGACGATGACAGTGCCATCTGCACTACAGGAATACACCTGCGCATGGCTTCAGGAACACATAATGATGtttctttattgtttattatctcCATACAGCTGGCAAACGCACAGAAAATGTTACAATgctgccacctgctggtgaGTTAAAAAACGTATTTCTCTTTCTATTGTATTTAATGCTCATAGAGTTGGTGGGTTCaataatctgtttatttttctatttaattattatttagtgCCCAGAGCAATGTGATCACAATGAGGGAGGGCCACACTAATCTGTCCCCTGCCAGGATATTGAGGTCAGGCCAAATAAACGTGGCTACTGTCCAATGTTCACCTGGGTCTGTGGCTCAGTTTCTCCAGGGCGAAATCGGTGACCTCTCCGCGGTGCTCCGTCAGCTGTTTGTGACACAGCATACTGCGAGTGTTGATTATGTAAATGACAGAGTCCTGAGAGCCAATCCACAAATGCTCCTGGTCCAATCCCATCATGCAGTTCTGGGTACAAAAACACAGATAGTTTAAATCTGTAATGAGATCTACGGgtagtttcccggacagggattagactagtcctagactaaaagttttttgtaaggcatgtttgttaaaactacttacattttctaaataaactaaggcctagtccttgTTTAAGATAATCCCAAGAAACCCCCCCTAGAGTTTAACGTTACAAGATCCAATCCACAATATggcatgatatactgtatactttaaAGCTGCAGACCAAAAAGCAACCAAATCTGGTTACACTCCAACAGGTGAAACCTTATTTGTTCCTACAGGAGCCtgacatcacaaacacattcatatttcttagttctgtggAAATCTTACATCGCTCTCGATTGCTCATCTTATATCAGCATCATCAGTCTACCAGTATCTTGAATGCGTCTTACCAGTTGAGAATCTCCTAAATCAATGCAGTTTTGCAGCAGGGACCAACTAACAGCATCAAACACAACCACTTTCCCACAGCTGAGAGCACACCAAAGCTTAGGGTTCCCATCCAGATCAGCAGAGAAAGTTAGCTGTCCTTTACAGAGAATAAAAAAGTGCAAATTTAACAATTAGTACAAGTCTGTATTCAAGGCTGTGTTGAACAGTTCTGTACTCAAGTGTCCAAAAGGGATGTCCAACATTAAAAGATTGTTGTCTTTGTTGTTTAgtcaatacattattaaagatttaaactttttctatgcattttgtGTAGTTGTGCTTGGAATGTAAACtaaagctcagctttgagaagaattcTTGAGAAGAGTCTTGGCAAACTATTACACACAACAAGCTTATTGAAGGAAAATGGCTGCTTTAGTGAAAAAAAAGAGAGgatcaaaaacattaatgtttgttttgtatattaaaatgtgCAGTAGTTTGACTCTTATTGTTTTCcaaataaataacttaataCCTTAAAAAGTTGTATTTTCCTCATATTTTAATGGATTATTCAAACCTGAGTGAGCATCAAAAGCAAATACGGCACATGCTGTATATGGCCTCCGGACAtcactttacttttactttactGTACATGctactataaataaaaatgcgCTCCGATTCATTCAGGTGTTCGATAAAACCTGGATTCAAACCAATCTGTtctttaattcaaaatattccctgtttgtgacaaaacattgaTTTAAACATGAAGATTCCACTTGGGATCTATGCCCACTACCAGGAATTGTAATATTTGTTCACCACATAATTCAATTTGAATGTCACATCATCCTTATTGAGgtataaataaagttgtttaAAGGCTTTCCAGTGAGGCGTCTGGGTCAAATCTTTTTAATGCCTCCCGTGGTCCcttgtttttaaaatgcttCCTTTTATTACTGTCATGTGACATTGCCAGATAACGTCAAGACCACCCAAAACAACTCAACCTGTTAAAAACTTTCAACACATTTATATCATCTTAGACGTTCATTTTTATAACACACTAAACATTCAATTTGAGCACACAAAGAAGTGTGTTGAGTTGCAGTAGGGTCATTTCGACAggtgaaatataaacaatataaaaatattatcatTTTGAATTGGTTTCACAAGTTTGCTTCAGTTTGCTTTCACAAGGGACCCAAATGTGTTCataaaagatgatttttatccATTATCAGAGTGtgataaacagaaacaaactcCCATAGAAATCGGACAGAGACCACCTCCGATTATTTAGGTGTGGATCAAAGCGCGAATGAAAACCACTAGGTTTTGAATCGAATGCTCTTAACACACATTAACGCAAGCATAAAAACATTCTTTGGAATAACCATTTATACAACCAAAATATTCCTGTATGCAGACCTGGAGTGTAAAGCAAAACGTCAACAGACTGAAGGCTCCTCATGTTCTGAGATGGATTAATCTTGTGCTTCAGTGTCTCAGCTGTGGGTTTGGGAATAATCATGGGAGCTGTGGGACCACAAGAGATAAAGCATGTTATGGCTATCTTCATATATATCAGACAGGACACATTACAGACTTAAGCACACCTTCATGGCGTAACCTTTCATAATATGCAAGTTTGGAGGCAGCAAGAATGGGTTTCTGTATCTGTAAGCAGCTCACCACTGCATCCATGAGCAGGACATTAGTCAGAGCCTGTTGCACATACTGAGGGTCCTGATAAAGAGAAGAGggtgttttaaaaacacaagaacaGCATTTACTGTGTCCTCTATGGGTCGGTTTCCCGTACatggtttaagactagtcctagactaaaatctGTTAGatctgtctaaactgaaaactgcttgcactgacatatcttaaaatacatgaGTGCCGTTGTTTTGTCTAACATGTACTTTAATCTAGGACTAGTTTTAAGCCCTGaacgggaaaccaccccaatgAGTCACAGACATGTTTGGGCATGtgtgcaaaaaaaacaatagtcaGATGTAGGATACAGCATTCCAAAGCTGTGTGCTCTTGGTTTTGATATTAGAAAGGAAAAGTCATTAAGCAGCATATCCAAAGACAATTAATACCATATTAATAATATCATCATCAagatttgttttgctttcttcATAAAGCAACCCCCGGTTCTTCATTTTACAGCACAGGTAACTTGTACCTTATGGTTGTCGGCCATTATTCTCCCAGCCCACATCTCCTTGACCATCAGGTTCCACAGTTCACACTCGGATTTTAAATTAGCCTCAAATATCTCTTTCTTCAGTCTGTTCTTGATCTTCAGCGACGGGATCCTCAACAGCAGGAATGGAGCTGCAGAGATCTTCACTTCCTGTCAGGGTTACAAGATTCATCTGACTACCACCAAACACCAACATTGGGATGCAACAACTTGTTGTACAGGCATGAAGTTGCAAACCTCAATGTCTCTGAACTTGGTGATCTCGACATAACCCGGCCTGCCTGTGGTCACCAGGAAGAGTCTCTTCTGGGTCACGGCAATTTTACCAACGCCATAACTGGTATTCACAGAGCTGGACAGCTTGTACACACGCTCTCTGCTGTCTAAACGTTCCATCACCTCATCAGGTAGGAAAAGATCTTGTGCCTCCGCCTCCGTTTCCTTCCAGAAAGTGTAAAACACACGGAACATCTCCGGATCTATTTGTTTTGGCTCACCTGAGAAAGCCAAAGGAATCAGAACAAATGTAAGAAAAGTAAACAGGATCCATGCTGTGGCAAAGAAGACCTACCGACAGCGAGAGCCTCGAACAATCTCTGGATGGCGCCCACGTCCCGTACAATTCCAGATTCCTGAGTGCACTTCACAAACTCCTCCAGTTGCATTGGACTCTTAGGAAGTTCAAACTTCTTCACGCGACCATCTGATTCCACACGCTTGCTCTTATCATTGTTCTTCACTTTAGAGATAAGCCACCTAAGCTCCGATCTTCTCTCTGCCTGGGCTTTCTCCTCCGTCTGCAGAGAGTCCACCAGCACCCTTACCAGCTCCTCTGGAAAGATCTCCATATCTGTTTTGTACAGGTTCTGGAAGTCACTGAGGGCATCCAAGCGCTTCGAGTTCAGCATGTTGACAAGGCCGCGCAGGTAGTGGTACCTGGCCAGCAGGTTGGAGTCATGGGGCGGGGTGGCTGAGATGGCTTTGTTCAGCTGGAGGACAAGATCTCCAAAGTAATGACACACGTGGGGGTAGCTCAAGGGAGGAGGGAAATCGATCAGTTTGAACATCTTGACAGGTTTGGCTGATGTGGTTAGAGCTTtgggaaaaaaaagatttgcaaGGAAAATCCGCTGAAATTATCTTTTTCCAGACAGAAGAATATACTGTTTTTCTCTTACGCATTTCAGGAAAGATCTTCGTTGGAGACATGTGTCTCAGGACGCTCGGGTTAGTCTCTTCGCCCAGGTTAGGGAGACTCGTGCCAAGACGTTTATTCAGACCGGTGTCTGGCCGACCATTTTTCAGAGCCATCTCCTTGACAGTGCGTCTGCGATAGAAATCCAATGATGCTTTCCATCTCCTCAACAAATAAATAGAGAAATGCTAAATAAGTAAACATGTTTATAATACGTTCTATTTAACATCAACTATAGCACGGAAATAATCAGAAGCGGTAAACGTATAGTATTTAATTTCATATTAATTTCAACATACTTTTGGTCTTCTGTCCGAGTGCTCTGCTCCATTCTGGTAAATGTATCAAACTTTCCATTCAAACGGTCTTTTAAGAATGAGTGGAAAATGTGTGTTTCCAGGACCTGTCATGACAAAAAGCCATCAGTCGTATAGTTTGGTCAGAAACGAGCCATTTTATAATACAGACGGTCACCGTTTTATAAAACGGTTGGTCTCCTGGTTCCCTGGTCTTCAGAAATTCATCCGTGTTAAAAACTCTGTGCTCATAATTTAGGTG contains:
- the dennd3b gene encoding DENN domain-containing protein 3 isoform X1, which translates into the protein MSMADPLPSGLLEACVVVGPSNDQIKEVYESFLQENGSPLPLLDPEVLQVHAPPFVTKGSVNEPGVGNFSRTQRRFSFIKKKNDRHLALAGKAKEETTEDVSVPKDLDLVALPQLCFPGGLQVSQKQQEEQFHFLVFTDVFGNQSHGVVLQYYKPVQERMLKHNGHQRLSKLPRLYSAYGICIISKHPYYNALKDCLSSLLGRLKTCQNTDMEQEVKEFSAKLALVPTPPPGQLHVMFTLRPVTIVLPSKEDKNHPVIDLDLHLPFLCFGSRELLQIISSILTEQRMVFFSSDWAKLTLIAECFMLYIRPLRWQHPLVPTLSRQMLDFVMAPTPFLMGCHLSHYDEVAMETGDLILINIDEGKVVSSDYHDVDLPEAPQTAAECFKRRRKGLQLHYDLEVLHQGICRDVNELRMQRRRWQNKLNGDIQNITLELIVNMFRDVADHLNYEHRVFNTDEFLKTREPGDQPFYKTVLETHIFHSFLKDRLNGKFDTFTRMEQSTRTEDQKRWKASLDFYRRRTVKEMALKNGRPDTGLNKRLGTSLPNLGEETNPSVLRHMSPTKIFPEMPLTTSAKPVKMFKLIDFPPPLSYPHVCHYFGDLVLQLNKAISATPPHDSNLLARYHYLRGLVNMLNSKRLDALSDFQNLYKTDMEIFPEELVRVLVDSLQTEEKAQAERRSELRWLISKVKNNDKSKRVESDGRVKKFELPKSPMQLEEFVKCTQESGIVRDVGAIQRLFEALAVGEPKQIDPEMFRVFYTFWKETEAEAQDLFLPDEVMERLDSRERVYKLSSSVNTSYGVGKIAVTQKRLFLVTTGRPGYVEITKFRDIEEVKISAAPFLLLRIPSLKIKNRLKKEIFEANLKSECELWNLMVKEMWAGRIMADNHKDPQYVQQALTNVLLMDAVVSCLQIQKPILAASKLAYYERLRHEAPMIIPKPTAETLKHKINPSQNMRSLQSVDVLLYTPGQLTFSADLDGNPKLWCALSCGKVVVFDAVSWSLLQNCIDLGDSQLNCMMGLDQEHLWIGSQDSVIYIINTRSMLCHKQLTEHRGEVTDFALEKLSHRPSHAQVYSCSADGTVIVWDVPSLRVKRRVHLTCDRLQSIQVHDTVWCCARDCVMELRQNGCLLRKISLLEDVKTKASAFSRITLHMERKQIWTSFTDSAELYIFESSDPTKPPKRVTLPDCCGVTCMIRVKDQVWIGCSSGVTGLSKVVGKIFVLDSESLAVEKELEAHEDCVRTLFSAEDRYVLSGSARLDGKIAIWRVD
- the dennd3b gene encoding DENN domain-containing protein 3 isoform X2 — encoded protein: MSMADPLPSGLLEACVVVGPSNDQIKEVYESFLQENGSPLPLLDPEVLQVHAPPFVTKGSVNEPGVGNFSRTQRRFSFIKKKNDRHLALAGKAKEETTEDVSVPKDLDLVALPQLCFPGGLQVSQKQQEEQFHFLVFTDVFGNQSHGVVLQYYKPVQERMLKHNGHQRLSKLPRLYSAYGICIISKHPYYNALKDCLSSLLGRLKTCQNTDMEQEVKEFSAKLALVPTPPPGQLHVMFTLRPVTIVLPSKEDKNHPVIDLDLHLPFLCFGSRELLQIISSILTEQRMVFFSSDWAKLTLIAECFMLYIRPLRWQHPLVPTLSRQMLDFVMAPTPFLMGCHLSHYDEVAMETGDLILINIDEGKVVSSDYHDVDLPEAPQTAAECFKRRRKGLQLHYDLEVLHQGICRDVNELRMQRRRWQNKLNGDIQNITLELIVNMFRDVADHLNYEHRVFNTDEFLKTREPGDQPFYKTVLETHIFHSFLKDRLNGKFDTFTRMEQSTRTEDQKWKASLDFYRRRTVKEMALKNGRPDTGLNKRLGTSLPNLGEETNPSVLRHMSPTKIFPEMPLTTSAKPVKMFKLIDFPPPLSYPHVCHYFGDLVLQLNKAISATPPHDSNLLARYHYLRGLVNMLNSKRLDALSDFQNLYKTDMEIFPEELVRVLVDSLQTEEKAQAERRSELRWLISKVKNNDKSKRVESDGRVKKFELPKSPMQLEEFVKCTQESGIVRDVGAIQRLFEALAVGEPKQIDPEMFRVFYTFWKETEAEAQDLFLPDEVMERLDSRERVYKLSSSVNTSYGVGKIAVTQKRLFLVTTGRPGYVEITKFRDIEEVKISAAPFLLLRIPSLKIKNRLKKEIFEANLKSECELWNLMVKEMWAGRIMADNHKDPQYVQQALTNVLLMDAVVSCLQIQKPILAASKLAYYERLRHEAPMIIPKPTAETLKHKINPSQNMRSLQSVDVLLYTPGQLTFSADLDGNPKLWCALSCGKVVVFDAVSWSLLQNCIDLGDSQLNCMMGLDQEHLWIGSQDSVIYIINTRSMLCHKQLTEHRGEVTDFALEKLSHRPSHAQVYSCSADGTVIVWDVPSLRVKRRVHLTCDRLQSIQVHDTVWCCARDCVMELRQNGCLLRKISLLEDVKTKASAFSRITLHMERKQIWTSFTDSAELYIFESSDPTKPPKRVTLPDCCGVTCMIRVKDQVWIGCSSGVTGLSKVVGKIFVLDSESLAVEKELEAHEDCVRTLFSAEDRYVLSGSARLDGKIAIWRVD